A stretch of the Medicago truncatula cultivar Jemalong A17 chromosome 5, MtrunA17r5.0-ANR, whole genome shotgun sequence genome encodes the following:
- the LOC25480890 gene encoding peroxiredoxin-like 2A has product MCRAEAHQLYSRKPIFDSLGFQLFAVLHEEIESEVKDFWPRYWGGVVLLDRSRDFYKALGGGKLPKENFISGFLLNPRALSNYKRSKTMNIEYNFKGEGEIKGGLFIIGNGKSGIAYQFIERNFGDWAPVAEVIEICTQMQKIFYKSCEYDAEPSRRSKGVCATLRSFYLELDIN; this is encoded by the exons ATGTGTAGAGCTGAGGCACACCAGCTTTATTCCAGAAAACCCATATTTGATTCACTTGGTTTTCAACTATTTGCAGTTCTTCATGAGGAAATTGAATCAGAG GTAAAAGATTTCTGGCCTAGATACTGGGGTGGTGTTGTACTTCTTGATCGCAGCAGGGACTTTTATAAAGCTCTTGGTGGTGGAAAATTACCCAAGGAGAACTTTATATCAGGATTTTTGCTCAATCCTAGAGCACTTTCTAATTACAAGAGATCAAAAACCATGAACATTGAGTACAATTTTAAAGGTGAAGGTGAAATAAAGGGTGGACTCTTTATAATAGGGAATGGAAAGAGTGGCATTGCTTATCAGTTTATTGAGAGAAATTTTGGTGATTGGGCACCAGTGGCTGAAGTTATTGAAATCTGTACTCAAATGCAGAAG ATATTTTACAAATCTTGTGAATATGATGCAGAACCAAGTAGAAGGTCAAAGGGAGTTTGTGCTACATTGAGAAGTTTCTACTTGGAGCTAGACATCAATTAA